A genomic window from Osmerus eperlanus chromosome 5, fOsmEpe2.1, whole genome shotgun sequence includes:
- the b4galnt3b gene encoding beta-1,4-N-acetylgalactosaminyltransferase 3 isoform X1, translating to MIKSFFPLKKLRRNGKYLLFGVILIIGAVAVYHEFVAANAWSSHTPANEDSTWRRPAPGREVGGDHVSDLLWRISYTPQHWRPEYKGQANLHIFEDWCGSSTAQLRKNLHYPLYPHSRTTVKKLAVSPRWTNYGLRIFGFLHPYTNGEFVFALSSDDNSEFWLSVDDSPLNLQLLAWVGKTGSEWTAPGEFEKYVSQISRPVWLSEQKKYFFEVIHKQNDRGTDHMEVAWQLNQEGLKFVVISSKHISLYTDESALKMSDVGHVPQTAASHTGSPSSQPSNSDADMLREDPRDTFYQIPLIDHRYLQNVLPDCSYNPSYTIKGFPLLRYQGLQFVHMSYIYPNDYTRLTQMEAENTCFYHESPLYLERFGFSRYMRLDRPEGLERVRDFGFNQKELVPYEEEEEEEPAEEAQLRARLRQDRENAVLPDYGDDYDDYTLKRKRKLFSVLPRRPVDGPSLRGNLDTVLHTGKRRRKRGEKQKQVQERRPEKKKLVKELVVKEGHQLKPAEGQSETMLLEQAEKPTEGNRLVHAERPAEGDQLKPVKRPEGKTAERNGLKPEEEVVDGPAERPVQRDKLKPSERATEKPAPGDKLKAAERPAATDGAPSREGLQKPAEKTVERVQRPLVDLEPSEGRRAELVQDVKHLQPAPAAMDASNSPSPSPRTMRGRVTHTRLRQPVVTSRSIHPLPETPEAPMGRLEPRILTAREREQERQRDSPPQLVLDAVHRGLAPPPAVTTGERGGSQVRREKGAIGEGDGGAERGIRVEDQLWGLDGEEEAGEDDMAYDLTPAPVFDPEVNWDQTFQVTPLDLQMLRSDWIDLRCNVSGNLLMRSSDALPIVKTFIDKLNKRHLNRFSLVRVVNVERRVDGAQGSRYLLELELKDLTGQLLRLSHFIYALIRRPRSKGKQYPRRVPETVLCNPVGFHWNPTAMVHFIVPVKNQARWVQQLIVDMEDLYRETQDPNFNLIITDYNSTDMDVEKALLTSTLPRYQYVKLSGNFERSAGLQAGINLITDEHTIVFLCDLHIHFPPTIIDAVRKHCVEGHMGFAPIVMRLDCGATPAEPRGYWEVNGFGLLGLYKSDLDAAGGMNTKDFKDRWGGEDWELLDRLLQSGLEVERIYLRNFMHHYHSKRGMWNRRTQHNNT from the exons ATGATCAAATCGTTTTTCCCTCTTAAGAAACTGCGACGTAACGGCAAATATCTTCTTTTCGGAGTTATTCTGATAATTGGAGCTGTCGCCGTGTATCATGAGTTTGTTGCAGCAAATGCATGGAGCTCGCATACCC CAGCCAATGAAGATAGCACCTGGAGaagacctgccccagggagaGAG gtcGGAGGAGACCATGTATCTGATCTACTCTGGCGCATAAGCTACACCCCACAACACTGGAGACCAGAg TATAAGGGCCAGGCCAACCTGCACATCTTTGAAGACTGGTGTGGCAGCTCCACTGCTCAGCTCCGCAAAAACCTGCACTACCCGTTATACCCTCAC TCAAGAACCACAGTGAAGAAACTTGCAGTCTCCCCCCGATGGACAAATTATGGCCTCCGGATATTTGGCTTCCTCCACCCCTATACTAATG GAGAGTTTGTGTTTGCCCTGAGCTCTGATGATAACTCTGAGTTCTGGTTGAGTGTTGACGAttcccccctcaacctgcagctGCTGGCCTGGGTGGGCAAG ACGGGATCAGAATGGACAGCTCCAGGCGAGTTTGAAAAATACGTCAGTCAAATATCAAGACCAGTTTG GCTGTCTGAACAAAAAAAGTACTTCTTTGAGGTGATTCACAAGCAGaatgacagagggacagatcaTATGGAGGTGGCG TGGCAGCTGAACCAGGAAGGCTTGAAATTTGTGGTGATTTCCTCCAAGCACATCTCCCTTTACACcg ATGAGTCTGCCCTGAAGATGAGCGATGTCGGTCACGTGCCCCAAACCGCCGCCAGCCACACCGGCTCTCCCAGCAGCCAGCCTAGCAACAGCGACGCCGACATGCTAAGGGAAGACCCCCGAGACACCTTCTACCAGA TCCCTCTGATTGACCACAGGTACCTCCAGAATGTGTTGCCAGACTGCTCCTACAATCCCAGCTACACCATCAAAGGCTTCCCTCTGCTCCGCTACCAGGGCCTACAGTTT GTCCACATGTCCTACATCTACCCTAACGACTACACACGCCTGAcacagatggaggcagagaacaCGTGCTTCTACCACGAGAGTCCCCTCTATCTAGAGAG GTTTGGTTTCTCCAGGTATATGAGACTTGACAGGCcagaggggctggagagagTCAGAG ACTTTGGGTTCAACCAGAAGGAGTTGGTTCcatatgaggaggaggaggaggaagaaccgGCGGAGGAAGCCCAGCTCAGAGCCAGGCTCCGCCAGGATAGAGAGAATGCCGTCCTGCCTGACTACGGAGATGACTATGACGATTACACTTTGAAACGCAAGCGCAAACTCTTCTCGGTGCTCCCGCGCAGACCTGTAGACGGACCCTCATTGAGGGGCAATTTAGATACAGTGCTGCACACTGgtaaaaggaggaggaagagaggggagaagcaGAAACAAGTACAAGAGCGTAGACCAGAGAAAAAGAAGCTAGTGAAAGAGCTGGTAGTGAAGGAGGGGCACCAGTTAAAACCTGCAGAAGGACAATCCGAGACGATGCTCCTTGAACAAGCAGAGAAACCAACAGAGGGAAACAGACTTGTACatgcagagagaccagcagaagGAGACCAGCTCAAACCTGTGAAGAGACCAGAAGGAAAAACGGCAGAGAGAAACGGGCTTAAACCAGAAGAGGAAGTTGTAGACGGACCAGCAGAAAGACCGGTGCAGAGAGACAAACTCAAACCATCCGAGAGAGCAACAGAAAAACCAGCACCAGGAGACAAACTCAAAGCAGCTGAGAGACCAGCAGCAACAGACGGCGCACCAAGCAGAGAGGGTCTCCAGAAGCCAGCAGAGAAAACGGTGGAACGGGTGCAGCGCCCCCTGGTGGATCTAGAGCCTAGTGAAGGACGCAGGGCTGAGCTGGTCCAGGATGTCAAACATCTGCAGCCTGCGCCTGCAGCCATGGATGcctccaactctccctccccttctcccagaACGATGCGGGGAAGGGTTACCCATACTAGGCTGCGTCAGCCTGTGGTCACCTCACGGTCCATCCATCCCCTGCCTGAGACCCCCGAAGCCCCCATGGGGAGGCTGGAGCCCAGGATCCTTACagccagggagagggagcaagagagacaaagggactCCCCGCCACAACTAGTTCTGGACGCAGTCCACAGGGGCCTTGCCCCACCCCCTGCTGTGaccacaggggagagaggggggtcccaggtgaggagggagaagggggcgattggagagggagatggaggagcggaAAGAGGCATCCGAGTGGAAGACCAACTATGGGGcctggatggagaggaggaggcgggagagGACGACATGGCCTATGACCTCACTCCGGCGCCCGTCTTCGACCCTGAGGTGAACTGGGATCAGACCTTCCAGGTGACCCCCCTGGACCTGCAGATGCTGCGTTCTGATTGGATCGACCTGCGCTGTAACGTGTCAGGCAACCTGCTGATGCGTTCCAGCGATGCCCTCCCCATCGTCAAGACCTTCATCGACAAACTCAACAAGAGGCACCTCAA CCGTTTCTCCCTGGTCAGGGTGGTGAATGTGGAGAGGCGTGTAGACGGGGCCCAGGGCAGCAGGTACCTCCTCGAGCTGGAGCTCAAGGATCTGACTGGACAACTTTTGCGCCTGTCACACTTCATCTATGCCCTGATTCGCCGACCACGCTCCAAGGGAAAACAGTACCCTCGACGCGTCCCTGAAACGGTGCTATGCAACCCTGTGGGGTTTCACTGGAATCCTACTGCCATGGTCCACTTCATAGTACCAG tTAAGAATCAGGCTCGCTGGGTGCAGCAGTTGATAGTGGACATGGAGGACCTGTACCGTGAAACACAAGATCCCAACTTCAACCTCATCATCACTGACTACAACAGCACTGACATGGATGTGGAGAAAGCCCTGctcacctccactctccccag GTACCAGTATGTGAAGCTGAGTGGGAACTTTGAGCGCTCCGCTGGTCTACAGGCAGGCATCAACCTCATTACT GACGAGCACACCATAGTGTTCCTGTGTGACCTCCACATCCACTTCCCCCCCACCATCATCGACGCCGTGAGGAAGCACTGTGTGGAGGGCCACATGGGCTTCGCTCCGATCGTCATGAGGCTGGATTGCGGCGCTACGCCCGCAGAGCCCCGag GTTACTGGGAGGTGAATGGTTTTGGCTTGTTGGGGCTTTATAAGTCTGATCTGGATGCCGCAGGAGGCATGAACACCAAGGACTTCAAAGAccgctggggaggagaggactgggaACTTCTggacag GCTTCTGCAGTCAGgtctggaggtggagaggatttATCTCAGGAACTTCATGCATCACTATCACTCAAAACGGGGCATGTGGAATAGACGCACACAGCACAACAACACGTAG
- the fkbp4 gene encoding peptidyl-prolyl cis-trans isomerase FKBP4, with protein MTAEEMANEGQHTGFPMEGEDITPKKDGGVLKLVKKEGTGNELPMTGDKVFVHYVGTLLDGTQFDSSRDRGEKFSFELGKGQVIKAWDLGVATMKVGELSQLICKPEYAYGTAGSPPKIPPNATLVFQVELFEFRGEDITEDENGGIIRRIITKGQGYSKPNEGAAVEVTLEGSYEGRVFDQRELKFEVGERESLGLPIGVEKALMAMEQGEESLFTIKPKYGYGNTGSTKFDIPGGATLQYKIKLTNFEKAKESWEMNTSEKLEQSAIVKDKGTQYFKEGKYRQASVQYKRIVSWLENESNLVDGEEQKAKALRLAAHLNLAMCFLKLQEPSHTLENCDKAMELDEANEKALFRRGEALFAMKEFDRARGDFQRVTQLYPGNKAAKSQVGLCQKYIKDQHEKDKRLYANMFQKFADRDAKKEAEKGTDGGNENVEVEANGAQE; from the exons ATGACTGCAGAAGAGATGGCCAATGAGGGACAACACACCGGCTTCCCAATGGAAGGAGAAGATATCACACCTAAGAAAGATGGAGGTGTTTTAAAG TTGGTGAAGAAGGAAGGCACGGGTAATGAGCTGCCCATGACCGGTGATAAAGTGTTTGTTCATTATGTGGGTACACTTTTGGATGGCACTCAGTTCGACTCAAGCCGTGACAGAGGAGAGAAGTTCTCATTTGAGCTGGGAAAAG gaCAAGTGATCAAGGCATGGGATCTAGGTGTTGCAACAATGAAAGTGGGAGAACTGAGCCAGCTCATCTGTAAGCCTGAGTATGCCTATGGCACTGCAGGTAGCCCTCCTAAAATCCCACCCAATGCCACGCTGGTGTTCCAG GTGGAGCTGTTTGAGTTCCGAGGCGAGGACATAACTGAGGATGAGAATGGAGGAATCATCCGCCGCATCATCACCAAAGGCCAGGGCTACTCCAAACCCAACGAAGGAGCTGCTGTAGAGG TGACTTTGGAGGGGAGCTACGAGGGTCGTGTGTTTGACCAGAGAGAACTGAAGTTTGAagtgggagaaagggagagtctcGGCCTGCCAATTGGAGTGGAGAAGGCGCTTATGGCcatggagcagggagaggagtccTTGTTCACCATCAAACCCAA GTATGGTTATGGAAATACTGGAAGCACAAAGTTTGATATTCCTGGAGGAGCCACACTTCAATACAAAATCAAGCTGACCAATTTTGAGAAG GCTAAGGAGTCCTGGGAAATGAACACATCAGAGAAACTGGAGCAGAGTGCAATTGTCAAGGACAAGGGAACCCAATACTTCAAG GAGGGGAAGTACAGGCAAGCATCTGTGCAGTATAAAAGGATTGTGTCGTGGCTGGAGAACGAATCCAATTTGGTAGACGGGGAGGAGCAGAAAGCTAAAGCTCTGCGATTGGCTGCTCACCTGAACCTGGCCATGTGCTTCCTTAAGCTACAGGAGCCAAGCCACACTCTGGAGAACTGTGACAAG GCTATGGAGCTGGATGAAGCCAATGAGAAGGCCCTGTTCAGAAGGGGGGAGGCGCTGTTTGCCATGAAGGAGTTTGACAGGGCAAGAGGCGACTTCCAGCGTGTCACTCAGCTGTATCCTGGCAACAAGGCAGCCAAGAGCCAG GTGGGTCTGTGTCAGAAATATATCAAGGATCAGCATGAGAAGGACAAACGTCTCTATGCTAACATGTTCCAGAAGTTTGCTGATCGGGATGCCAAG AAGGAGGCTGAAAAGGGCACAGATGGCGGAAATGAGAACGTGGAGGTGGAGGCCAATGGAGCGCAAGAGTAG
- the tnni1c gene encoding troponin I, skeletal, slow c, with protein sequence MAPKAEAKPKSKISASRKLSLKILLLTRAMEELEAETMARDEEKVRYLGEKLPPLQVSGIPLEDLQKLCKQLHAKIDVVDEERYDYEAKVVKNNKDIHELKLKVLDLGGKFKKPALRKVRVSADEMMRALLGSKHKGSMDLRANLKSVKKEDIKQEKEMNLEVNDWRKNVEAMSGMEGRKKMFDAAGGQ encoded by the exons ATGGCTCCTAAGGCAGAGGCCAAG CCCAAGTCCAAGATATCAGCTTCCCGCAAGCTGTCACTCAAG ATCCTCCTGTTGACCCGTGCAATGGAGGAACTCGAGGCAGAGACGATGGCGAGGGATGAAGAAAAGGTTCGCTACCTGGGAGAGAAACTTCCGCCTCTGCAGGTGTCTGGCATTCCCCTGGAAGACCTGCAA AAACTGTGTAAGCAGCTTCATGCAAAGATCGACGTGGTGGATGAGGAGCGCTACGACTATGAGGCCAAAGTTGTCAAGAACAACAAAGAT ATCCATGAGTTGAAGCTGAAAGTGCTGGACCTGGGTGGGAAGTTTAAGAAGCCTGCTCTGAGGAAGGTGAGAGTGTCTGCAGATGAGATGATGAGAGCTTTGCTGGGCTCCAAACACAAGGGCTCCATGGACCTCAGAGCTAACCTCAAGTCTGTGAAGAAGGAGGACATCAAACAAGAAAAG GAGATGAACTTGGAGGTGAATGACTGGCGTAAAAATGTGGAGGCCATGTCTGGCATGGAGGGTAGGAAGAAGATGTTCGATGCTGCTGGTGGCCAATAG
- the b4galnt3b gene encoding beta-1,4-N-acetylgalactosaminyltransferase 3 isoform X2: MIKSFFPLKKLRRNGKYLLFGVILIIGAVAVYHEFVAANAWSSHTPANEDSTWRRPAPGREVGGDHVSDLLWRISYTPQHWRPEYKGQANLHIFEDWCGSSTAQLRKNLHYPLYPHSRTTVKKLAVSPRWTNYGLRIFGFLHPYTNGEFVFALSSDDNSEFWLSVDDSPLNLQLLAWVGKTGSEWTAPGEFEKYVSQISRPVWLSEQKKYFFEVIHKQNDRGTDHMEVAWQLNQEGLKFVVISSKHISLYTDESALKMSDVGHVPQTAASHTGSPSSQPSNSDADMLREDPRDTFYQIPLIDHRYLQNVLPDCSYNPSYTIKGFPLLRYQGLQFVHMSYIYPNDYTRLTQMEAENTCFYHESPLYLERFGFSRYMRLDRPEGLERVRDFGFNQKELVPYEEEEEEEPAEEAQLRARLRQDRENAVLPDYGDDYDDYTLKRKRKLFSVLPRRPVDGPSLRGNLDTVLHTGKRRRKRGEKQKQVQERRPEKKKLVKELVVKEGHQLKPAEGQSETMLLEQAEKPTEGNRLVHAERPAEGDQLKPVKRPEGKTAERNGLKPEEEVVDGPAERPVQRDKLKPSERATEKPAPGDKLKAAERPAATDGAPSREGLQKPAEKTVERVQRPLVDLEPSEGRRAELVQDVKHLQPAPAAMDASNSPSPSPRTMRGRVTHTRLRQPVVTSRSIHPLPETPEAPMGRLEPRILTAREREQERQRDSPPQLVLDAVHRGLAPPPAVTTGERGGSQVRREKGAIGEGDGGAERGIRVEDQLWGLDGEEEAGEDDMAYDLTPAPVFDPEVNWDQTFQVTPLDLQMLRSDWIDLRCNVSGNLLMRSSDALPIVKTFIDKLNKRHLNRFSLVRVVNVERRVDGAQGSRYLLELELKDLTGQLLRLSHFIYALIRRPRSKGKQYPRRVPETVLCNPVGFHWNPTAMVHFIVPVKNQARWVQQLIVDMEDLYRETQDPNFNLIITDYNSTDMDVEKALLTSTLPRTSTP, translated from the exons ATGATCAAATCGTTTTTCCCTCTTAAGAAACTGCGACGTAACGGCAAATATCTTCTTTTCGGAGTTATTCTGATAATTGGAGCTGTCGCCGTGTATCATGAGTTTGTTGCAGCAAATGCATGGAGCTCGCATACCC CAGCCAATGAAGATAGCACCTGGAGaagacctgccccagggagaGAG gtcGGAGGAGACCATGTATCTGATCTACTCTGGCGCATAAGCTACACCCCACAACACTGGAGACCAGAg TATAAGGGCCAGGCCAACCTGCACATCTTTGAAGACTGGTGTGGCAGCTCCACTGCTCAGCTCCGCAAAAACCTGCACTACCCGTTATACCCTCAC TCAAGAACCACAGTGAAGAAACTTGCAGTCTCCCCCCGATGGACAAATTATGGCCTCCGGATATTTGGCTTCCTCCACCCCTATACTAATG GAGAGTTTGTGTTTGCCCTGAGCTCTGATGATAACTCTGAGTTCTGGTTGAGTGTTGACGAttcccccctcaacctgcagctGCTGGCCTGGGTGGGCAAG ACGGGATCAGAATGGACAGCTCCAGGCGAGTTTGAAAAATACGTCAGTCAAATATCAAGACCAGTTTG GCTGTCTGAACAAAAAAAGTACTTCTTTGAGGTGATTCACAAGCAGaatgacagagggacagatcaTATGGAGGTGGCG TGGCAGCTGAACCAGGAAGGCTTGAAATTTGTGGTGATTTCCTCCAAGCACATCTCCCTTTACACcg ATGAGTCTGCCCTGAAGATGAGCGATGTCGGTCACGTGCCCCAAACCGCCGCCAGCCACACCGGCTCTCCCAGCAGCCAGCCTAGCAACAGCGACGCCGACATGCTAAGGGAAGACCCCCGAGACACCTTCTACCAGA TCCCTCTGATTGACCACAGGTACCTCCAGAATGTGTTGCCAGACTGCTCCTACAATCCCAGCTACACCATCAAAGGCTTCCCTCTGCTCCGCTACCAGGGCCTACAGTTT GTCCACATGTCCTACATCTACCCTAACGACTACACACGCCTGAcacagatggaggcagagaacaCGTGCTTCTACCACGAGAGTCCCCTCTATCTAGAGAG GTTTGGTTTCTCCAGGTATATGAGACTTGACAGGCcagaggggctggagagagTCAGAG ACTTTGGGTTCAACCAGAAGGAGTTGGTTCcatatgaggaggaggaggaggaagaaccgGCGGAGGAAGCCCAGCTCAGAGCCAGGCTCCGCCAGGATAGAGAGAATGCCGTCCTGCCTGACTACGGAGATGACTATGACGATTACACTTTGAAACGCAAGCGCAAACTCTTCTCGGTGCTCCCGCGCAGACCTGTAGACGGACCCTCATTGAGGGGCAATTTAGATACAGTGCTGCACACTGgtaaaaggaggaggaagagaggggagaagcaGAAACAAGTACAAGAGCGTAGACCAGAGAAAAAGAAGCTAGTGAAAGAGCTGGTAGTGAAGGAGGGGCACCAGTTAAAACCTGCAGAAGGACAATCCGAGACGATGCTCCTTGAACAAGCAGAGAAACCAACAGAGGGAAACAGACTTGTACatgcagagagaccagcagaagGAGACCAGCTCAAACCTGTGAAGAGACCAGAAGGAAAAACGGCAGAGAGAAACGGGCTTAAACCAGAAGAGGAAGTTGTAGACGGACCAGCAGAAAGACCGGTGCAGAGAGACAAACTCAAACCATCCGAGAGAGCAACAGAAAAACCAGCACCAGGAGACAAACTCAAAGCAGCTGAGAGACCAGCAGCAACAGACGGCGCACCAAGCAGAGAGGGTCTCCAGAAGCCAGCAGAGAAAACGGTGGAACGGGTGCAGCGCCCCCTGGTGGATCTAGAGCCTAGTGAAGGACGCAGGGCTGAGCTGGTCCAGGATGTCAAACATCTGCAGCCTGCGCCTGCAGCCATGGATGcctccaactctccctccccttctcccagaACGATGCGGGGAAGGGTTACCCATACTAGGCTGCGTCAGCCTGTGGTCACCTCACGGTCCATCCATCCCCTGCCTGAGACCCCCGAAGCCCCCATGGGGAGGCTGGAGCCCAGGATCCTTACagccagggagagggagcaagagagacaaagggactCCCCGCCACAACTAGTTCTGGACGCAGTCCACAGGGGCCTTGCCCCACCCCCTGCTGTGaccacaggggagagaggggggtcccaggtgaggagggagaagggggcgattggagagggagatggaggagcggaAAGAGGCATCCGAGTGGAAGACCAACTATGGGGcctggatggagaggaggaggcgggagagGACGACATGGCCTATGACCTCACTCCGGCGCCCGTCTTCGACCCTGAGGTGAACTGGGATCAGACCTTCCAGGTGACCCCCCTGGACCTGCAGATGCTGCGTTCTGATTGGATCGACCTGCGCTGTAACGTGTCAGGCAACCTGCTGATGCGTTCCAGCGATGCCCTCCCCATCGTCAAGACCTTCATCGACAAACTCAACAAGAGGCACCTCAA CCGTTTCTCCCTGGTCAGGGTGGTGAATGTGGAGAGGCGTGTAGACGGGGCCCAGGGCAGCAGGTACCTCCTCGAGCTGGAGCTCAAGGATCTGACTGGACAACTTTTGCGCCTGTCACACTTCATCTATGCCCTGATTCGCCGACCACGCTCCAAGGGAAAACAGTACCCTCGACGCGTCCCTGAAACGGTGCTATGCAACCCTGTGGGGTTTCACTGGAATCCTACTGCCATGGTCCACTTCATAGTACCAG tTAAGAATCAGGCTCGCTGGGTGCAGCAGTTGATAGTGGACATGGAGGACCTGTACCGTGAAACACAAGATCCCAACTTCAACCTCATCATCACTGACTACAACAGCACTGACATGGATGTGGAGAAAGCCCTGctcacctccactctccccag GACGAGCACACCATAG